CGCGTCACGTGCTGACCTCAAAATCCGGCGTGGCGGTGCATATCAACGCCTTTAACTTCCCCTGCTGGGGCATGTTAGAAAAGCTGGCCCCCACCTGGCTTGCCGGGATGCCTGCGATTATCAAACCGGCCACCGCCACCGCGCAGCTAACCCAGGCGATGGTGAAAGCGATTGTCGATAGCGGGCTGGTGCCGGACGGCGCAATCAGCCTGATTTGCGGCGGCGCGGGCGACCTGCTCGACCAGCTTGATCATCAGGACGTGGTGACCTTTACCGGCTCGGCAAAAACCGGGCAGCAGCTGCGCGTGCATCCCAATCTGGTGGCGAAGTCTGTCCCCTTCACCATGGAAGCGGACTCGCTGAACTGCTGCGTGCTGGGCGACGATGTGACGCCGGAACAGCCGGAATTTGCGCTGTTTATCCGTGAAGTGGTGCGTGAGATGACCACCAAAGCCGGGCAAAAATGTACCGCTATTCGCCGGATTATCGTGCCGCAGGCGCAGGTGAAAGCGGTGAGCGAGGCGCTGATTGCCCGTTTGCAAAAAGTGGTGGTCGGCGACCCGGCGCAGGAAGGCGTGAAGATGGGCGCGCTGGTCAACAGCGAGCAGCGTCAGGACGTGCAGGACAACGTGAATCGTCTGGTGGAAGCCGGATGTGAAGTGTTACTAGGCGGCAAAGCCGATCTCAACGCCGCCGGGGCCTTCTTCCCGCCGACGCTGCTGTTCTGCCCGCAGCCAGATGAGGTGTCGGCGGTACACGCCATTGAAGCATTTGGCCCGTTGGCGACGCTAATGCCGTATCAGAATAGCGAGCACGCGATGCAGCTGGCGCGCGCCGGTGAAGGTAGCCTGGCAGGAACGTTAGTCACGGCAGATGGCGCACTGGCGCGTGCGTTTATTCTCGGTGCTGCCCGCGCCCACGGACGTATTCAGGTGCTGAACGAAGAATCTTCCGTCGAATCCACCGGCCACGGTTCCCCGCTACCACAACTGGTACACGGCGGCCCGGGACGTGCGGGCGGCGGCGAAGAACTCGGCGGCCTGCGGGCGGTAAAACACTACATGCAGCGCACCGCGATTCAGGGCAGCCCGACCATGCTCGCCGCCATCGGCCAGCAATGGGTGCGCGGCGCGCAGGTGGCAGAAGACCGAATCCACCCGTTCCGCAAATACTTTGAAGAGATCCAGCCGGGCGACAGCCTGCTGACCCCACGCCGCACGCTGACCGAAGCGGATATCGTCAACTTTGCCTGCCTGAGCGGCGATCACTTCTACGCTCACATGGACAAAATTGCCGCCGCCGAGTCGATTTTTGGCGAGCGCGTGGTACACGGTTACTTCCTGATTTCTGCCGCCGCCGGGCTATTTGTTGACGCGGGCGTCGGCCCGGTTATCGCCAACTACGGCATGGAAAACCTGCGCTTTATCGAGCCGGTAAAACCGGGCGATACCATCCAGGTGCGCCTGACCTGCAAACGCAAAACGGTGAAACGCCAGCGCAGCGCCGATGAGAAAGCCACCGGGGTGGTGGAATGGTCGGTGGAGATTTTCAACCAGCATCAGCAGGCGGTGGCGCTGTACTCGATCCTGACGCTGGTCGCGCGTCAGAACGGGGATTTCCCCCAACAGTAACTCGCACGGGCGGCCCCCTTGTGCTCCCTCTCCCTTTTGAAGGGAGAGGGTTGGGGTGAGGGTTACGGCTCCATAATTAAAAATAAAAAGAGTTTTCTTCATGTTTATATCCTGCCTGCCCCCTCACCCTAGCCCTCTCCCCAAAGGGGCGAGGGAATCGCACTGTGCACCGAGTTAGCATCTTCATTGAACCTGTAAAAATAACTGGCATAACTGACCAATAACCTGGCAAGCGTGAGCAAACGTGTCGTGACGTTCGACTGTTAGGTTAAGAGACTGGAACCGAAAAGCCTGGCACGGCACAACATAACGATAAGATGAGGTCACAATGTCTAACGCTTTGATTCAAAAGACACGCAAAACCGCACTGGCGCTAGCTATCGCCCTGTGTTGCGTCGGGACTGGCCCCGCGTTCGCCCACGGTGGCGAAGCGCATATGGTCCCGATGGACAAAACGCTGCAGGAGTTTGGCGCTGACGTTCAGTGGGATGACTACGCGCAGGTGTTTACCCTGATTAAAGACGGTGCCTACGTGAAGGTGAAGCCGGGCGCGAAAACCGCGATCCTCAACGGCAAATCACTGAACTTACAGGTGCCGGTAGTGATGAAAAACGGCAAAGCGTGGATTTCTGAAACCTTTATCAACGACGTTTTCCAGTCCGGGCTCGATCAGACTTTCCAGGTCGAAAAAGTCCCTCACCCGCTGAACTCGCTGTCATCAGCAGAAATTGGCGAAGCGGTCACTATTGTTAAAGCCGCGCCAGAGTTCCAGGCCAACACCCGCTTCACCGAAATCTCCCTGCACGAACCGGATAAAAAAGCCGTGTGGGATTTTGCCCTCAACGGCACGCCGGTTAATGCCCCGCGTACTGCCGACGTGGTGATGCTCGACGGCAAGCACGTGATTGAAGCGGTGATCGATCTGCAAAATAAAAAGATCCTCTCCTGGACGCCGATTAAAGACGCGCACGGCATGGTACTGATTGACGATTTCGTCAGCGTGCAGAACATCATTAACGCCAGCACCGAATTTGCTGACGTGTTGAAAAAACACGGCATCAAAGACACTACCAAAGTGGTCACCACCCCGCTCACCGTCGGTTACTTCGACGGTAAAGACGGCCTGAAGCAGGACGCACGCCTGCTGAAAGTGGTCAGCTACCTCGATACCGGCGACGGCAACTACTGGGCGCACCCGATTGAAAATCTGGTCGCCGTCGTTGACCTTGAGCAGAAAAAAATCATCAAGATTGAAGAAGGTCCGGTGATCCCGGTACCGATGCAATCCCGCCCATACGATGGCCGCGACCGCGTCGAAAAATCGGTGAAACCGCTAGAAATCATCGAACCTGAAGGCAAAAACTACACCATCACCGGCGATATGGTGCACTGGAAAAACTGGGACTTCCACCTGCGCCTGAACTCGCGCGTCGGGCCGATTCTCTCCACCGTGACCTATAACGACAACGGCAAAAAACGTCAGGTGATGTACGAGGGATCGCTCGGCGGGATGATCGTGCCTTACGGCGACCCGGATGTGGGCTGGTACTTCAAGGCGTATCTGGATTCCGGCGATTACGGCATGGGCACCCTGACCTCGCCAATCGTGCGCGGCAAAGATGCGCCGTCTAACGCCGTGCTGCTGGATGAAACCATCGCCGATTATACCGGCGCGCCGTCCACCATTCCACGCGCCGTCGCCATTTTCGAACGCTACGCCGGGCCGGAGTACAAACACCAGGAGATGGGCAAACCGAACGTCAGCACCGAGCGCCGCGAACTGGTGGTGCGCTGGATCAGCACCGTCGGTAACTACGACTATATCTTCGACTGGGTGTTCCACGAAAACGGCACCATCGGCATCGACGCCGGGGCCACCGGGATTGAAGCGGTGAAAGGCGTGCTGGCAAAAACCATGCACGATCCGAGCGCCAAAGACGATACCCGCTACGGTACGCTGATCGACCATAATATTGTCGGCACCACGCACCAGCATATTTACAACTTCCGCTTAGACCTCGATGTCGATGGCGAAAATAACAGCCTGGTGGCGATGGACCCGGAAGTGAAGCCAAACACCAGCGGCGGCCCGCGCACCAGCACCATGCAGGTGAATCAGTACAGCATTGAAAGCGAGCAGAAAGCGGCGCAGAAGTTTGACCCAGGCACCATCCGCCTGCTGAGTAATACCACCAAAGAAAACCGCATGGGCAACCCAGTGTCGTACCAGATTATCCCTTACGCGGGCGGGACGCATCCGGCAGCGACCGGCGCAAAATTCGCCCCTGACGAGTGGATTTATCACCGTCTGAGCTTTATGGATAAGCAGCTGTGGGTCACCCGCTATCATCAGGATGAGCGTTACCCGGAAGGGAAATATCCGAACCGCTCGATTCACGACACCGGGCTGGGGCAGTATGCGAAAGACGATGAGTCGCTGGATAATAATGATGACGTGGTGTGGATCACTACCGGTACCACCCACGTGGCGCGCGCCGAAGAGTGGCCGATTATGCCGACGGAATGGGCGCATGCGTTGCTGAAACCGTGGAACTTCTTTGACGAGACACCGACGCTGGGTGAGAAGAAGAAATAAGGTGATTTGAGCGCTAAACGGCGATAAATCCGGGGGGTGGGTTTATCGCCGTTTTTTTGTTTGAGGGGCTGGTTTGTGCCAGAAGCAGACATTGGTTGTTCATGTGGATAAATACTAATAGTTGTTTATTTTCGCCATAAAACAGGTTCGCGTTGAGCAAATAAACAGGCAACACTCATTTGTTGCTGAAGAAGGTAAGTCCAGACAATTTAGGTACTTAGGGTAGAACAACCTAAAAACAAATGGCTAGAAAAAAGTAATAATTTACCAGCACGCTGTTAGTAACAGGAGTATTAATTGATTGTAGTTAATATTTATCAATAAGTTAACGCTAGTATATTATCAGTTAGAACTAGTGGAGGTGTGCCGACACAATATGAGCATGTCATGCTTTACCCTCGGTCCCACACTCCGTACAGTAATGTCTGCCCGACAAAATGAACCGTTCAGTCGCGTGGATGGGGGTAATGAATGCGGTGGTCAGTTTTACCTTCGCTGCAGGTGGTTTTGTAAGATGGATCGTGGCGAAGCGCGCTCCAACGAACTGATTGAAGCTAAGGTCAATGAGCATTGCATAAATCAACGCAGTGTAAATTTAAAGCACCAGTCTAATGCTCAGGCTGGCAAAAAATCAAAAAAATGGATCGATACGAACATGACAGACAGCGTACAGGCTGAAACGACCGAGGGAAAAATCATCATCAACTTGTTTGCGCCCAATCTTCCGGGCAGTTCCAAAGAAGATGATCTCATTCAGAAATCTCTGCGTGATCAGTTGGTCGAGAGTATTCGGAACTCGGTTACCTCTCCTGACACCGATAAGTCTGCTGGGCTAACACGGTTTATTGATGAGTCCGGTCGTAATGTATTTTTTGTGGATGGTACTCGCGGTGCGGGTAAAACCACTTTTATCAATAGCGTGGTCAAATCTCTGAACAGTGACAAAGGTGATGTCAATGTCAGCATCAAGTGTTTGCCGACCATCGACCCTACCAAGTTGCCGCGTCATGAACCCATTTTGGTCACTGTGACTGCCCGTCTGAATAAAATGGTGTCCGACAAGTTAAAAGGATGCTGGTCGTCGAATGACCATAAAAAACAAAAAGAACAATGGCAGAATCACCTTGCGCAGCTCCAGCGTGGTTTACATCTGCTCACAGACAAGGAATATAAGCCGGAATATTTCAGTGATGCTTTGAAGCTGGATGCCCAGCTTGATTACTCCATTGGTGGCCAGGATTTGTCAGAAATCTTTGAGAAGCTGGTTGAACGTGCATGTGAAATTCTCGGCTGCAAGGCCATTTTGATCTCGTTTGATGATATTGATACTCAGTTTGAAGCGGGGTGGGATGTACTTGAATCTATTCGTAAATTCTTTAATAGCCAGAAATTGTTGGTGGTGGCGACAGGTGACTTGCGGCTATATTCGCAATTGATTCGCGGTAAGCAATACGAAAATTACAGCAAAACTTTGCTCGATCAGGAAAAAGAGAGCGCCCGCTTAGCCGAGCGGGGCTATATGGTTGAACACCTTGAACAGCAATATTTATTAAAACTTTTTCCGGTACAAAAGCGTATTCAACTGAAAACTATGTTGCAACTGGTCGGCGAAAAGGGAAAAGGCGGTAAAGAGAATATCAAGGTTAAAACTAAGCTTGACATGCAGGATATTGCTGCCATAGATGTCCGGCAAGCGATTGGCGATGCTGTTAGGGAAGGCCTTAATTTGAGAGAGGGCTCTGATGCAGACATGTATGTGAATGAATTGCTAAAGCAGCCAGTGCGGTTGTTGATGCAGGTGCTTCAGGATTTCTACACCAAAAAATATCATGCTACATCGGTAAAACATGATGGTAAACAAGGCAGCAATGAAAGATCTGATGAGTTATCAGTTCCGAATTTACTTAGAAATGCCTTATATGGTTCGATGCTAAGCAGCATTTATCGAGCTGGGTTAAATTATGAACAACATCGATTTGGTATGGATTCGCTCTGTAAGGATATATTTACCTATGTAAAGCAGGATCGTGATTTTAATACTGGATTTTATTTGCGGCCTCAGTCTGAAAGTGAAGCATTAAGAAATTGCTCTATTTACTTAGCCTCTCAGGTAAGTGAAAACTGTCAGGGTAGTCTGTCTAAATTTTTACAGATGCTTTTAGTTGGTTGTGGTTCCGTCAGCATATTCAATCAATTTGTGACCGAGTTAGCACAGGCTGAAAATGATAGAGAAAAATTTGACCAGATTGTTAGTGAATATGTAGCTTATATGTCTGTTGGCAGAATTGAAAGCGCCTCACATTGGGCTAATCGATGTTGTGCGGTGGTTGCAAACAACCCTAATGATGAAAAGGTTGGCGTTTTTCTTGGCATGGTGCAGTTAAATCGTAAATCACGCCAAAAGATGCCCGAGGGTTACAAAAAATTTAACATTGATACTGAGAATGGTTTGGCAAAAGCCGCAATGGCGGCTTCCTTGAGTACGGTAGCTTCAAATAACCTTATGGATTTCAGTAGTGTTTTTAATCTGATTGGTGCCATTGCAGATATCTCTGCATGTCGTCGTGAAAGATCTGCCATTACTAATGCTTTTAATAAAGTTGTAGCTCAGACAACATGTATTGTTCCCCCATGGAGCGAGGCTGCTGCTCGTGCAGAAATGAAAGGCTCAAGTAAAAGGGCGGATAAAGATGCTGCTGTTTTGGATGTTGACCTTGATCCCATGGATGATGACGCAACTGATGACAGTCAACAGGATGACAATCAGCAGGATGGCACATCGGCATTTTCTGATGCCATTACAAAAGTTGAGCAATGGCTTAATAAAGTAAATGAAATTGAGATTGAAATTCGTCCGTCGGCACTTTTGATTGGTAAAGTATGGACTCGGTTCTATTTCAACCTTAATAATGTGGCTGATCAGCATAAAACCAGGCTCTATAAAGATGCAGAGCATGGACTAATGGCCAGTCAATCAAATGCTGCGAAAATTATGCGTTTTAATGTTTTGGCTTTTCTTCATGCGGTATTGGTTGAAGAGAGTTTATATCATTCAGTTAGTAATGGGGAATATATCGGTGAAGGGTTAAGACTAAATCCAGTCACTTCGGTTGATGAGTTTGAGAAAAAGATAAATGTAATGAATAGAAAATTGAAAGTGGATAAGAAAAAATGGAAAGATACCCATCCATTGTTTTTCTTATTAATTAGCTGTCCAATTCTACATCCGTTCATTTTTCCTGTAGGGGGGGTTAATTGTTCTGCCAAAGCACTGAGCAAGGAAGTAAGTTTCCTTAAACTGATTGGTGAGATTGTTGGATATAAATTACTTTCCGAAGAAGAATGGAATTATTTATCTGAAAATGATAATCGAAAAAGAAGCATTAAACAGCTGGCGTCTCAAAACACTATAACATCGCTGAATTCTTCCACAATCGTTGGAGCATCATACGATAAGGCTACACCAGCTAGGAAAACTAAGTTGCCTTCGATAAGTGACAACGTATAAAAATAATAATGGCCTTCGTATAAGGATTGGGTATGGAAAGGTTTCTTCTTAACTCGGCATTGCTGTTGGATCGGCTGAGCACCGTCTCGTTAAATGAGATATCACTTGATGACAGGGTGGAGTTATCCGTGTTCCTTACTCAATACGAACAAACGCGTAGTTTGCCTGATCATGTAGCCAAGTCGGCTTGGTCATCCCTGGAACAGCGACTCAAACAGCGAAATATGAAACTTGGTCCAGTAGCGGCCTTGCGCCTAATCGCTGAAAAATTTGTTAAAAACGAGAAAGACGGCCCTAGAACCGATCTTGCTTTGTTCTCGGAATGGCAAACGCTGATGAGCCGAGTGTCGTGCCTGCCAATTATGGCGTGTCATCAGGTCTTTAACTCTGGGCCTGCCAGCCAGGAATATAGTTTTCGCTGGCCTTTATACCCATATCACCCGACGGTTGAGGACTACATTACCCGTGAACGCCTACACGAAACTCACCAACATCTGAATGGCAGTACCAGTGCGGAAGAGTGTTGGCTGGATGCACTCAAGCACCCAGAAGTTAGCATCAGAGATTTTGATAAGGGCTGGGCATCTCAAGAGATGAAACAACTCTGCGCCCAGATTGCCCCCTCTCTGACGCCTGAAATCTTCAAGGATCGTTTGCAAATCGCTAGCAATATTCGCGAAATTCTTTGTCGGGTCGCTCAGGGCGTTGAGTTACCAGCGTGGATAGCATCAATGCAGAATCCGCAGCAGTTAGCGGATAGCACAATTCTGCATTATGACCAGGAGTATGGGTTTGCGACGGTTTGGCCAACTGACGACAAATACACTCAGGAGTCTGAATTTTGCTGGCTAACCGCGTTGTTGGAAAAATGGCGGTATGGTGCGCCCGAAGGATTGGAACGACTGCTTTGGATTTACCTTCTGATTCAAAATCAGTACCTGTCCTTACTGGTTCAGCGAGACGATTTTTTCGGTTTTGATCAGTTCCAGAAATACACCATGACGGAGCTGAGAGAAGAAACCGAGAAATCTTATTTGTCTCGTTTCAAACATGCGCATGGCGCCGGCGTGTATTCTCAGGTGCGTTATCTGGAAGGACGTTTTGCTCCGAAGAGCGACCCCAGCAAAATGCAAAAATTGATCTTCAGTGTGTTAAGAGGGTATTGGGAATACCTGAGTGCTCATATGCCTCTTGAATGGGTGCATGATAAGCCGCTGACTGTGTCGCAAGTACTCGATAATCTCGAACGGGTTGAAACTAATGGCAAGTGTGCAGAGCTGGCGCTAGTGCCGCACTTTATCAAAAGAAAGCCAAAAAAGGGAGAGGTTTATCCTTACGCATTACTATTCAAGGACCTGAAGAATCAGGCCGCTATCTTGATGGACATGCTGAAGCATGAGCCGCGCTTAACACGCTGGATTCGAGGAGTGGATGCTGCTGCTAATGAGATGCATGCTCCACCAGAGTTGTTTGGACCTTTGTTCAGAGTGCTGGCTAAATCGGGTGTTGCTCATTTTACCTATCATGTTGGCGAGGACTTTCCGCATCTGATCAGTGGTATTCGATCAATTGATGATGCCTTGAGGTTTTTGCCGTTGCGGAATGGCGACCGTCTTGGTCACTGCACGGCGATTGGCATCACACCTGGCATCTGGAAACGCTCTTTGCCATTGTCTTTGTCCATGACCAAAGAAACGCGACTGCTCGATTTGATATTTATCTGGCGGGAACTTCGAAGTCATCCGGAACTGCTGCGTTACGCTAGTGATGCAGCGATTGAAGCGGTTCATTTGGCCCATGAGGTATTTTCGCTGGAAGAAGAAATCTCGATTACCACCCTTGATCAGGTGTTTGAGTTGCGGGGGATGTTGGCTGAATCGGAAGGCCTACTGGGTGAACTGGATGGGCCATTAAAACCCAGATCCCTATGGTTGGAAGAGTACGAGCGCGCCAGAGAGTTGGCTAAAACGGCAGGTATGAAAAGGCCGCTGAAGTTTTATAAGCAATGGCTTACATCTGACAATGCGCAAAAGCAGCGTACTGAATATGTTGAAGTTGCCCTGGAATATTTGCCGGATGAAGCAGTTATTGCATTACAACAAGCTGTAATGGCAAAAATGGCAGACCGTAACATTGCGATAGAATGCCCTCCAACCAGCAATACTCGCATTAGTCAGTATCGAGATGTCAGCGAACATCATATCTTTCGCTGGATAGGCTTGCCGGGTGAGGCAGTTGAAGGTGACGTCCCTATGTCTATTTGTTTGGGATCTGATGATCCGGGGATCTTTGCAGCGGATTTGAAATCCGAGTTCTATCATTTGTTCGTTGTGTTAACCCGAAAGTTCGGTTTGTCGCCAGCGGAGGCTTTGAGAAAGGTGGCAGAGGTGAACGAGAATGGGCGGATTTATCGCTTTCATGATGTCAGCTAGCATGTATACATCGAGATTCTGTAACTGTTCAAGATCCGCAGGGCTCATTGGTACCCCTCTATAAGATATTGTCGCGGAGCTGGGAAATATGTTTCTCGGTCGACATTTAACTCCCGAAGATCATTTTTCTTGTTAGTCTGGGAGAGAGTTTTGTCGTCTATGCATGTGGCCTTTCATTGCAATCTGGATCAAAGAAGCTATTGATATCACCCGCAAATGGCCTTGGGCCAACGGTGCCACGCCGCCAAGGCCCCTAAATTAGGCTATTTATCAATTCTATATATCTTAATGAGTTACAATAGCTAACGAACAATTAGACGGGCACACCGGATACTCAGAGCGCACAATGAGTTCGGCACATAACAAAACAAGCCAATCGGACTGCTTTGCCGCTCGCTGCATTGAACTTTAACGTCCTCTTCTCGCTCTTAGCGGTCGTTATGCCCCCTTCAGGCATATCTGGTTCGATACAGCAGCCCACCATCATGGAATATAAAAGCATGAGTTCAACGCCTTCCCCACTGCATTACCGTTGTATTTCGCTCATTTCTGCGAGCCGCCTTCCAGCAAACGGTATTGCCCGGCGTGGGTAAGCGTTGTATCGTATTGTTGTACCTGCAAAATCAGGTGCCGGGATTAGCCTCCTGACCTAACTTCATCGGCGACACTTGCGCGTTAGCGCTTTTTTTGTGTCGTGCGTACTGCTACACCTCAATGGTGGGCCGGACGGGGGCATCGAAAGATGCGCCGGTGCGATGAGGCCGGTAAGGCTAACTCTGTTCGGTTCCACCACCCACGAGATTAGCCTCTCCGGTGGTGGTAATAACACCCTACTCATCGGAGGCTGCCCCATGGCAACACCCCTCACCCCTGTCTGCACTTCAGATACCGTCCCTGATTTCACCCACTGCGAGTTTTATTCCCATGTTGAAGCGCGCGCGATCTCTTTATACGGCGAGTGGATGGCCCAAGCCGGATGGATTGGCCCCTATATTTCCATACACTTTTTATCACTTAACCCATGACTGGTTCGTCGCCGCAGATATTCCCGTGGCGAACGATACCCCAGTGCACTATGCGGATGCCATTCGTTGTAATGTTCGAAGGCCTCCGCAAGGTTCTTTACCGCTGTTAACCCGTCGGGTTTCGGCATGATGCTGATGTAATCGCGCTTCATCGTTTTCACGAAGCTCTCTGCCATCCCGTTGCTTTCCGGGC
This Klebsiella sp. RHBSTW-00484 DNA region includes the following protein-coding sequences:
- the paaZ gene encoding phenylacetic acid degradation bifunctional protein PaaZ, giving the protein MQQLASYLSGAWQTGRGRTRTIHHAISGEALWEVTSVGLDMAQARRFAIEHGGKALQAMTFIERSAMLKAVAKHLLELKADFYAISAETGATRADSWVDIEGGIGTLFTYAGLGSRELPDDILWPEDELIPLSKQGGFAARHVLTSKSGVAVHINAFNFPCWGMLEKLAPTWLAGMPAIIKPATATAQLTQAMVKAIVDSGLVPDGAISLICGGAGDLLDQLDHQDVVTFTGSAKTGQQLRVHPNLVAKSVPFTMEADSLNCCVLGDDVTPEQPEFALFIREVVREMTTKAGQKCTAIRRIIVPQAQVKAVSEALIARLQKVVVGDPAQEGVKMGALVNSEQRQDVQDNVNRLVEAGCEVLLGGKADLNAAGAFFPPTLLFCPQPDEVSAVHAIEAFGPLATLMPYQNSEHAMQLARAGEGSLAGTLVTADGALARAFILGAARAHGRIQVLNEESSVESTGHGSPLPQLVHGGPGRAGGGEELGGLRAVKHYMQRTAIQGSPTMLAAIGQQWVRGAQVAEDRIHPFRKYFEEIQPGDSLLTPRRTLTEADIVNFACLSGDHFYAHMDKIAAAESIFGERVVHGYFLISAAAGLFVDAGVGPVIANYGMENLRFIEPVKPGDTIQVRLTCKRKTVKRQRSADEKATGVVEWSVEIFNQHQQAVALYSILTLVARQNGDFPQQ
- the tynA gene encoding primary-amine oxidase; its protein translation is MSNALIQKTRKTALALAIALCCVGTGPAFAHGGEAHMVPMDKTLQEFGADVQWDDYAQVFTLIKDGAYVKVKPGAKTAILNGKSLNLQVPVVMKNGKAWISETFINDVFQSGLDQTFQVEKVPHPLNSLSSAEIGEAVTIVKAAPEFQANTRFTEISLHEPDKKAVWDFALNGTPVNAPRTADVVMLDGKHVIEAVIDLQNKKILSWTPIKDAHGMVLIDDFVSVQNIINASTEFADVLKKHGIKDTTKVVTTPLTVGYFDGKDGLKQDARLLKVVSYLDTGDGNYWAHPIENLVAVVDLEQKKIIKIEEGPVIPVPMQSRPYDGRDRVEKSVKPLEIIEPEGKNYTITGDMVHWKNWDFHLRLNSRVGPILSTVTYNDNGKKRQVMYEGSLGGMIVPYGDPDVGWYFKAYLDSGDYGMGTLTSPIVRGKDAPSNAVLLDETIADYTGAPSTIPRAVAIFERYAGPEYKHQEMGKPNVSTERRELVVRWISTVGNYDYIFDWVFHENGTIGIDAGATGIEAVKGVLAKTMHDPSAKDDTRYGTLIDHNIVGTTHQHIYNFRLDLDVDGENNSLVAMDPEVKPNTSGGPRTSTMQVNQYSIESEQKAAQKFDPGTIRLLSNTTKENRMGNPVSYQIIPYAGGTHPAATGAKFAPDEWIYHRLSFMDKQLWVTRYHQDERYPEGKYPNRSIHDTGLGQYAKDDESLDNNDDVVWITTGTTHVARAEEWPIMPTEWAHALLKPWNFFDETPTLGEKKK
- a CDS encoding archaeal ATPase, giving the protein MDRGEARSNELIEAKVNEHCINQRSVNLKHQSNAQAGKKSKKWIDTNMTDSVQAETTEGKIIINLFAPNLPGSSKEDDLIQKSLRDQLVESIRNSVTSPDTDKSAGLTRFIDESGRNVFFVDGTRGAGKTTFINSVVKSLNSDKGDVNVSIKCLPTIDPTKLPRHEPILVTVTARLNKMVSDKLKGCWSSNDHKKQKEQWQNHLAQLQRGLHLLTDKEYKPEYFSDALKLDAQLDYSIGGQDLSEIFEKLVERACEILGCKAILISFDDIDTQFEAGWDVLESIRKFFNSQKLLVVATGDLRLYSQLIRGKQYENYSKTLLDQEKESARLAERGYMVEHLEQQYLLKLFPVQKRIQLKTMLQLVGEKGKGGKENIKVKTKLDMQDIAAIDVRQAIGDAVREGLNLREGSDADMYVNELLKQPVRLLMQVLQDFYTKKYHATSVKHDGKQGSNERSDELSVPNLLRNALYGSMLSSIYRAGLNYEQHRFGMDSLCKDIFTYVKQDRDFNTGFYLRPQSESEALRNCSIYLASQVSENCQGSLSKFLQMLLVGCGSVSIFNQFVTELAQAENDREKFDQIVSEYVAYMSVGRIESASHWANRCCAVVANNPNDEKVGVFLGMVQLNRKSRQKMPEGYKKFNIDTENGLAKAAMAASLSTVASNNLMDFSSVFNLIGAIADISACRRERSAITNAFNKVVAQTTCIVPPWSEAAARAEMKGSSKRADKDAAVLDVDLDPMDDDATDDSQQDDNQQDGTSAFSDAITKVEQWLNKVNEIEIEIRPSALLIGKVWTRFYFNLNNVADQHKTRLYKDAEHGLMASQSNAAKIMRFNVLAFLHAVLVEESLYHSVSNGEYIGEGLRLNPVTSVDEFEKKINVMNRKLKVDKKKWKDTHPLFFLLISCPILHPFIFPVGGVNCSAKALSKEVSFLKLIGEIVGYKLLSEEEWNYLSENDNRKRSIKQLASQNTITSLNSSTIVGASYDKATPARKTKLPSISDNV
- a CDS encoding adenosine deaminase, coding for MERFLLNSALLLDRLSTVSLNEISLDDRVELSVFLTQYEQTRSLPDHVAKSAWSSLEQRLKQRNMKLGPVAALRLIAEKFVKNEKDGPRTDLALFSEWQTLMSRVSCLPIMACHQVFNSGPASQEYSFRWPLYPYHPTVEDYITRERLHETHQHLNGSTSAEECWLDALKHPEVSIRDFDKGWASQEMKQLCAQIAPSLTPEIFKDRLQIASNIREILCRVAQGVELPAWIASMQNPQQLADSTILHYDQEYGFATVWPTDDKYTQESEFCWLTALLEKWRYGAPEGLERLLWIYLLIQNQYLSLLVQRDDFFGFDQFQKYTMTELREETEKSYLSRFKHAHGAGVYSQVRYLEGRFAPKSDPSKMQKLIFSVLRGYWEYLSAHMPLEWVHDKPLTVSQVLDNLERVETNGKCAELALVPHFIKRKPKKGEVYPYALLFKDLKNQAAILMDMLKHEPRLTRWIRGVDAAANEMHAPPELFGPLFRVLAKSGVAHFTYHVGEDFPHLISGIRSIDDALRFLPLRNGDRLGHCTAIGITPGIWKRSLPLSLSMTKETRLLDLIFIWRELRSHPELLRYASDAAIEAVHLAHEVFSLEEEISITTLDQVFELRGMLAESEGLLGELDGPLKPRSLWLEEYERARELAKTAGMKRPLKFYKQWLTSDNAQKQRTEYVEVALEYLPDEAVIALQQAVMAKMADRNIAIECPPTSNTRISQYRDVSEHHIFRWIGLPGEAVEGDVPMSICLGSDDPGIFAADLKSEFYHLFVVLTRKFGLSPAEALRKVAEVNENGRIYRFHDVS